DNA sequence from the Deinococcus humi genome:
GACGCACCCTGAACGCCGAGCGCCGCCGCCGGCTGGTGGAACTGACCGGCCACCACGGCGTGCTGGTCATCGAGGACGATCCCTACGGCCAGTTGCGCTTCACGGGCGAGGCCGCCCCCAGCCTGTACGAACTGGGGCTGGAGTACGCCGGAGACGTGAATGCAAACCACGTCATCTACTGCTCCAGTTTTTCCAAGACCCTGGTGCCGGGCCTGCGCGACGCCTGGGTGCAGGCCGCCGCGCCGATCGTTTCCAAGCTGGTGCAGGCCAAGCAGGGCGCCGACCTGCACACGCCCACTCTGAATCAGATGATCGTGACCGAATTGCTCGAGGACGTTCTGCCACGCCAGATCGAGACTGTGAAAAAGGCTTACGGCGAGCGGGCCGCCCTGATGCTCGGCCACATCCGGCAGCAGTTTCCGGGTGGCGTGGAGTACACCACCCCCGAGGGCGGGATGTTCCTGTGGGTCACCCTGCCGGAGGGGATCGACAGCACGCGGATGCTGGAGCGCGCGCTGAGCCGCAACGTGGCCTACGTGCCGGGCAGCCCGTTTTTCGCCCTGGGCGGCGGCGAGAACACCATGAGACTGAGCTACAGCAGCGCCACGCCGGAGCAGATCGAACGCGGCGTCGCGGCGCTGGGCGAGACGATCCGCGGGGCGCTGGACTGATGGGCGAGGCGACTGGAGGCGTGCTGGCCGAGGTACTGGGCGAGCGGCAACACCAGGACGCGAAGTGGGGCCAGCAGAACCACGCGCCCGAGGTCTGGCTGATGGTGCTGGCCGAGGAGGTGGGCGAGGCGAATCAGGCCGTGTTTGAAGCGCTGTTCCCCCGTTTCGACAAGCGCGCGGCGGAGCGCGGCCCGCGCGATCTCGCGGAGTACCGTCAGGAACTCGTTCAGGTGGCGGCGGTGGCCGTGGCCGCCATCGAGAGTCTGGACCGTCAAGGGTCGCGGGGCTGATCTATCATCGGCAGCATGAGTCGCGCGGCCCCCATCGGAGTCTTTGACAGCGGCGTGGGTGGCCTGAGTGTGCTGGCCGAGCTGCGCCGCCTGCTGCCGCACGAGCAGTTCATCTACCTGGCCGACACCGCGCACCTTCCCTACGGCGCGCGGCCTGGCGAGGAGATCCGCGCCCTGACCGGGCAGGCGGTCCAAGAACTGCATTCGCGCGGGGTCAAGGCGGTGGTGGTGGCGTGCAACACCGCGTCCGCGTACAGCCTGGAACACCTGCGCGCCCGTTTCGACATCCCCATCATTGGGCTGGTGCCCGCGCTCAAGCCTGCCGTGGCCGCCACGAGGACGGGGGTGGTGGGCGTCCTCGCCACGCCCGGAACGCTGCGCGGTACGCTGCTTCAGGACGTGATCCGCACCTTCGCCGATCCGGCGGGCGTGCGCGTTCTGACGGCCGTGAGCGCCGAACTCGTGCCGCTGGTGGAGGCTGGGCAGGCAGAGGGCGAACAGACCCAGGTCGTACTGCGCGAGACCCTGCGCCCTCTGGCCGAGGCGGGAGCAGATCAGCTGGTGTTGGGCTGCACGCACTACCCGTTTCTGGCGGGCAGCATCCGCGCCGGGTTCGGTCACACCTTCACCCTGCTGGACAGCGGCGCGGCGGTGGCGCGGCACACCCGCAACGTCCTTCAGAGGGCCGATCTGCTCAATGACCAGCAGGCACCGGGGACGGTGGCCTACTTCGTGACTGGGGAGGTGGAGGCCGCCCGCCCGGTGTTCGCCGCCCTTAGCCCAGACCGGGCCGAACCTGTGCACCTGGCGGCAGCCGGAGGTTAAGCTGCGGGTCATGTCGTCTCTCCCTGGCCCCCACAAATTGCCCCTCCGCGAGGGACGTGACCTCCTCCAGCCACGGCCCCTGTCGGTGCGGCGCGGCGTCAACCCCTACGCGCCGGGCAGCGCGCACCTGCAACTGGGGCGCACAGAGATCCTGGCCACGGTGACGCTGGAGGACAAGCCTGCCCCGCACATGCGCGGCAAGAAGGAGGGTTGGCTGACCGCCGAGTACGCCATGCTGCCGCGCGCCACACATGACCGCACGCCCCGCGAGCGCGGCCTGCAAAACGGGAGGCGGCACGAAATTCAGCGCCTGCTGGGCCGTGCCCTGCGCGCCAGCATGGACCTGCGCCCCTTCAAGAACCAGACCATCTACGTCGACTGTGACGTGCTGGTGGCCGACGGCGGCACGCGGGTGGCGAGCATCCTGGCGGCGCACGCGGCGCTGCACGATTTCTGTGACCGGCTGGTGCGGGACGGCACCCTCAGCGAGTGGCCGCTATTACACGCGGTGGGAGCGATCAGCGTGGGCTATGTGGGCGCGGAGTTGCGTGTGGATCTCGATTACGCCGAGGACAGCACGGCGCGCGCGGACCTGAACGTGGTGGCCACCGACGCCGGGCTGATCGTGGAGGCCCAGGGCGGCGCGGAAGGCGGCCCGCTGAGCGTGGCAGAGTACGTGGCGCTGCTGGAGGCGGGCACGGCGGCGGTCCAGGGTGTGCTGCGCGAACTGGGGCGACAGTTGGCGGCGGCGCGAGTCTAGACAGGGCGGGGCAAGTCCCAGCCTGTCTTCATGGTGGCCCGGCCCATCGCTGGCCCCCTGCGCTAAACTTCAGAGCATTCCCAAGGAGGGTCACCATGAGCGTAGCGAAATTCATCGGGCGGGCGTTGCTCGCCAGCGTCTTTATCAAGAACGGTCTGGACCATCTGCAGAATCCCGATCCCGTGGTGCGCGCCGCGCGTGGGGCCGAGATCCCGCAGCCTGAACTGGCCGTTCAGATCAACTCCGGCGTGATGGTGGGCGCAGGCGCGCTGCTGGCACTGGGCCTGCTACCCCGGCTGGCGGGCACGGCGCTGGCCACCAGCCTGGTGCCTACCACTGTCATCGGTCATCCGTTCTGGGACAAGCAGGGCAAGGAGCGCGAGCAGCAGCAGACCCAGTTCCTGAAAAACCTGGCGCTGTTCGGCGCCTTGATGTACGTCAGCGGCCACGACTGAGCGTGGCGGGACAACGTCGCAAGCCTGGGTAAAGGCCTACCTTGCCACGCCGCCCCACAACCTCCCTACACTCGCGCTATGACGAAAAACGATTCGGCCCCTGACCTACAGGGCGGTCTGCCTGACGACTTGGGCAATGACATGAGCGAGCGCAGCGGCTACTCAGACGAGTCCAGGACTGGCATGACCAACACGCCGGTGGGCCGGGAACGCCAACCGCCGGACGCGGTGCCGGACCGTCCGAAAGACACCGACGGCTCGGGTACGACGTTTGACGCGGACACGGGAACGGGCCGGGAGGTGTAACCTCACTGGAGCGAGGCGCGGAGGCACTTTTGGCCTCCGCGCTTCCCTTTACACTGCCCCCTGCCATGCTCGCCTCTCCCCTGCCCCCCCACACGCTCTCCGTGGCGCCGATGATGGACTGGACGGATCGGCACTGCCGGGCCTTTCACCGCACCCTGACCCGGCGCACGCTGCTGTACACGGAAATGATCACCACAGGCGCGATCTTGCATGGAGACCGGGACCGACACCTGTCCTTCGGCGAGGCCGAGCATCCAGTGGCCCTGCAACTGGGGGGCAGCGACGCCTCTGCTCTAGCCGAATGCACCCGGATCGCCACGGACTACGGGTACGACGAGATCAATCTGAACTGCGGCTGTCCCAGCGACCGCGTCAGCAGCGGCTCATTCGGCGCGTGCCTGATGGCCTCGCCGGACGTGGTGGCCAGGGCAGTGGAAGCCATGCGCGGCGTAACCGCCTTGCCGGTGACGGTCAAACACCGCATCGGCATCGACGATCTGGACAGCTACGAACACCTGAGCCATTTTGTGCGGACCGTGGCCGCGTCGGGCTGCGAGACGTTCATCGTCCACGCGCGCAAGGCCTGGCTGTCGGGCCTGTCCCCTAAAGAGAATCGGGAGATTCCGCCGCTGCGCTATGACGTGGTCCGTCAGCTCAAGGCCGACTTTCCAGGGCTGACGGTCGTGCTGAACGGCGGGCTGCTGTCGCTGGACGCCGCCGCAGAGGCCCTGACCTGGGCCGACGGCGCGATGATCGGGCGGGCGGCGTACCAGACACCGTATCTGCTGGCGACGGCGGACCGCGACGTGTTCGGTGAGGAGGGGTCTCCGCCCACCCGCCGCGAGGCGATCACGGCTTTTCTGCCGTTCGTGGCCGCCGAACTGGAAGGGGGCCAGCCCCTCAACCGCATGATGAAGCACACGCTGGGCCTGTTTGCCGGACAGCCAGGGGCACGGCACTGGAAGCGCGTCCTGAGCGAGCAGGGCCATAAGCTTGGCGCGGGCCTCGAGGTGGTACGTGAGGCACTGGCCGGCGTGCCGGACGCGGTACTCGATGCCCGCCCCGAGACAACAACAAGTGGGGAATTGCAAGGGCTGGCCTGATGCAGCCTGCGGCCCATCGGGTCTACCTGAGCGTGATTGTGCCGCCAAAGGTAGCCGAGACATTGAACTGTTCGGGAAGGACCTCGTTGAAGCTACTGAGGTTCCCCGACATGGCCGTGATCCAGCTCTCGTAGTTTCCGGCAGGGACAGCGCTGCCCACCTTCAGTGTCGTCGGCAGTGTTGTGGCGTACACCGAGACATTCAGGGGATCTGTTCCCTGATTCAATTCCTGACCGCGCAGCACTGCGCTGCCCGACGGGCGGGGGCCAGCGAGCGAGGAGGTCTCCAGCCTGCGCTTCGACACATAGGCATACAGCCACCCGGCCTGCGCAGGAACCTCACCCGCGAAGGTGACCTCTCGCCCGCTGGTGCTTGCGGTGGCGCCGTTCACGAAACCAAGTACAGCCTCAGGGTCCGGCAGGGACGCCGTGGTCTCGTAGGTCACGCCGTTCTGCACCAGACTCGCGCGGTATTCGCCCGCCGGATATTTTGTGGCGTCCGTCTCCGCCCACCAGCAGGCCCGCTCTATGGCGTTCTGTGAAAGCGAGCAGCTCAGGCTTTCGCCGCCTGGAGCCGAGACAGTGTATGTGGAGGCCTGAATTTCTCCAGCTGCGCTTTCCGGGCGGTAGCGCACGACGATGAAGCGCCCGGGGGCAGCTCCGGCAGCCTGAAGATTCCACACGTAGGTTCCAACGGCCAGTTCCAGTCCGTACGTCGAGACCACCAGAGAGGCGCTCTTGCCCCCCGCACTGGCCGTGAGTTCCACCGGCCTGTCGGTGGCCGTGAGGCGTTTGACGGTCAGATTGCCCCGGGCATCCACCGCGATGACGTCCGGCTGACTGGAGGTGTAGGTCACGGCGCTGTTCAGCGCGTTGCCACTACTATCACGCACCACGGCGGTCAGCGAGGATGGTGCGCCGACGGACAGAGAGGTTGCACCATTCAATTCGAGGGCGGCGGCAGGAGGAGCCGTACCGCCCCCACAGGCGCTGAGAACGGCGGTCAGAAGCAGGGCGACGGGCAACAGTACTCTGGACATACGGGCTCCTTAAGGTCATCCAGCATAGAGCGCTCCAGACGGGCGCAGCACCCCCATTCCCCCTCCCCGTTGGGGGTACGGTAGACTGAATCTGGGGACAGCTGCACTATTGACGTCTTACCTTCCAGACACCACAGGACCGCCCATCATCCGTCCAGTCTGCATCCAAGCCAGCGTGCGATCCCTTCGGACACATGGCACTGATGGATGATGGGCGCAGTTGCGGGGAAGGTGGCACTTCAGCCCTCGGCCTCGGCCAGCGCGCGCTCAATCCGGCGGTCTGGGATGATCCAGCTCAGGCCCACGCCCAACAGCAGCAGACCCGCCGCATATGTCGCCGTCTGGCCCAGCAGGGGCAACAGCAGGGCCGCGGCGCAGGCTGCCGTGGACATCTTTTCTTTCAGGCCACCCTGCACGGCCTTTGCCAGCAGGATGTTGTGCTGGTCGGCACGGATCAGTGCCCCCTGAAGAAGGGCAAAAGCGACAGCGCACATCAGGAGATCGAAGGCATACACGCTGATCGGCGTGGAGGCAAAGTGACTCTCCCCCACCCAGGCCGTGAGCCAAGGTAGCAGCGAAAGCCAGAACAACAGGTGGAGATTGCCCCACAGCACCGAGCCATTGATCCGCTCAACGGCCTGAAACATATGGTGGTGGTTGTTCCAGTACACGCCAACGTACACGAAGCTGACGATATAGGCCAGGATCTTGGGCCAGTCCCTGAACAGGTCACCCAGCTCATGCCCCTCGGGCACGGCCAGTTCCAGCACCATGATCGTGATCACGATGGCCAGCACTCCATCCGAAAACGCCTCTACCCTGCCTTTGTTCATCTCCGCAGCTCCCCTGAAAGCGGCCCACCCTCCATCAATGACTGAGGCTTGCCTTCAAGGACAGCATAGGCTGTGTCCGCAACGCATAGGGAACTAAAAAAGCCAGCCCATTGGGGGCTGACTCTGCGAAATTGAGAACCGGGCGCGTGGCCACAGTGGGGGTGCCTCAGGCCGCGCCCACCTTCTCGGCAATGATGCCCTCGATGTACCCCACAACGCTTTTCAGGGGCACGCGGGTCAGAACGTCTTCCAGGAAGGCGGTAACCAGCATCTTCTCGGCCAGTTCCTGCCGGATGCCGCGCGAACGCAGGAAGAACAGTTGCTCCTCGTCCACCGGGCCAGTGGTGCTACCGTGGCTGCAGCGCACGTCGTTGGCGTTGATCTCCAGCTGCGGCACGCTGAAGTTACGGGCCTCGCTGGACAGCATCAGGGTGCGGTGCTTCTGGTAGGCGTCGGTTTTCTGTGCCCCCAGATCCACCTTGATCATTCCAGAGAACACGCCCACGCTCTGATCGTCGCCGACGCCCTTGTACAGCAGATCGCTGTAGGCGTTCGCGGCAGCGTGGTGCTGGAGGGTGTAGTGATCGAAGTGCTGGTCCTCGTTGGCAAAGTACAGCGCCAGCATCTCCGAGTTCGAGCCCTGACCCAGCAGGTGACTCTGCATTTCCGTGCGGCTCAGCGTGCCGCCCATCGTGACCACCAGGCTGTTGAGGGCAGCGTCCTTGCCCACCTGACCGCGCTGACGCTGGATGTGGGTCACGCCCTTGCCCCAGTTCTGGATGGACACGTAGCGCAGCCTAGCGCCGTCCTTGACGACCAGTTCCACCGCACCAATCGCGTAGGTGCCGGGCAGAGCCTCGGAGTCCTGTTCATCGATGAACGTGACCTGCGCGTTTTCCTCCGTCACCACCAGGGTGCGGGTGGCGGTGAAGGTCCCAGCCTCACTCATCACGCGGAAAGACCCCAGCGGGAGATCAACTTCCACGCCGCGCGGCACGTATACGAACGCGCCGTTGGTCCACAGGGCTGCGGCCAGCGCGGAGAACTTGCCTTCACTGGGGTCGGGGGACTTGCTGGGCGTGGTGCCAGGGGCGGCAATGGTCGTGTCGTCCGGCACTTCCGCCGGGACCACGCTGTAGAGGTACTGCTGCACCTTGTCGGCGTGCTGCTCCACTGCCGTCTTGAGGTCGGTGAAAATGACGCCCTTGGCGGCTAACTCGGCAGGCAGCTCGGTGCGGTAGACCACGTCGGGGCCATCCAGCACCAGGAACGCGCCCACGTCGGTGCCCTTCAGGCGCTTCTGCACGCTTTCGGGCAGCCTGGACACGTCGGAGACGACTTCGCGCTTGGGATGCGGCTGCAGCTGGCCGAAGTCCACATTGACCTGGGTGTACTTCCAGGCCTCCACGCCGCTGTGCGGGACTTCCAGCGTGTCGAACAGATCAAAGCTGGCCTTGCGCTTGGCGGTCAGCCACTCGGGGCCGCCGTGCTGGGAGAGTTGTTCGCTGAGTTGGGTCATGGGTCCTCCAGGGATTTAGAAGCTTGACTTAGCCGACAAAGGACTCGACTTCTAGAACAAAGCCGCCCGGTGTCTGAAAGTAGAAGGTCAGCCTTCCGTGGTTTTCGCTCGGAGGCGTGATGGTATGGCCGCCGTCCGTCAGTTGCTGGTAGATGGCGCGCACCTGTTCCGGCGTGTCCTGCAGAAAGCCGATGTGAAAGACCTTCGGGTACGTCACGTCCTTGGCCTTGAACACAGAGATGAGCGAGCCAGCATCGTCGCGCAGGAAGGCCATCCGATCATCCATCGGCATACCGTGGCCTGCTGGCCGCAACCCGAAGTAGGTCTGGAACAGTTCCACGGTGGCAGGCACGTCCGTTACGCCCAGGTTGATGTGGTTGAGTTTCAAGTCCTTCCTCCGTTGATTCCGCTCGATCTCATCCGAGATGCCAGAAATTCTGTTGCCGTTCTATTTTTTTGCTGGCTTGATGCCTATGCACTGGCGGGGAAAACCTCAGCCCGTTGCTCGGTCAGCTTCTTTCGACAGGAAGCGTAAAGGAACACCGGGCTCAGCGATTGCCCTGCCAGGGCCGCTATAAGCGGCAACAACAGTCCTAAAGCGGACGGACGTTCTGCCTGACTTGGAAGTCACGTCGGAGCGAAGACGTCAGGCACCTCCTCGCTCTTTAGGAGTCAAATCCGGGCGTAGTTCTCTAAGAGTCGACTTAGAGCCCTGCGACTCTCCGGTAAAAGGGGCCCTCCGGAGAACGTCAGCCATCTGACGATCAACGAGGGCCGTGTTTAACCTCAGCCGACGGAACCTTCCATCTCCAGTTCGATCAGCCTGTTCAGCTCCACCGCGTATTCCAGCGGCAGTTCCTTGGCAATCGGCTCGATAAAGCCGCGCACGATTAGCCCAGCCGCCTGGTCCTCGCTGAGGCCACGGCTCTGCAAATACAGGATCTGCTCGTCGTTGATCTTGGACACGGTGGCCTCATGGCCCACGCGAGCGGTCTTTTCCTCGATCTCGATGTATGGGTAGGTGTCAGTGCGGGCTTCCTCGTCCAGCAGCAGGGCATCGCACTCCACGTTGGTCTTGGCGTACCGGGCTCCTTCGTAGATCTTGACCAGACCACGGTAGCTGCTGCGCCCCGAATCCTTGGAAATCGACTTGGAGACGATCGAGCCGCTGGTGTGGGCCGCAAAGTGGACGATCTTGGCCCCGGCGTCCTGGTGCTGTCCGCGCCCGGCCATCGCAATGCTCAGCACCTCGCCGCGTGCGCCTTCCTCGAGCAGGTAGCAGGCGGGGTACTTCATGGTGACCTTGCTGCCCAGGTTGCCGTCCACCCATTCCATCACGCCGTTGCCGTACACGGCGGCGCGCTGGGTCACGAGGTTGTAGACGTTGTGGCTCCAGTTCTGGATGGTGCTGTAGCGGAAGCGCGCGCCCTCCTTGACCACGATCTCGATCACGCCGGAGTGGAAGGAATCCGACGAATACGACGGGGCGGTGCAGCCCTCAATGTAGTGGGCCTGCGCGCCCTCGTCGATGATGATCAGGGTGCGCTCGAACTGGCCGCTGCTCTCGGCATTGATGCGGAAGTACGTCTGCAGGGGGATATCCACCTTGACGCCCTTGGGCACGTACACGAACGAGCCGCCGCTCCAGACCGCGCTGTTGATCGCCGCGAACTTGTTGTCCTCAGGCGGCACGATGGTGGCGAAGTGCTCGCGGAACAGTTCCGGGTACTCCTTGAGGCCGTCCTCAATGCTCAGGAAGACGACGCCCAGCTTCTCCCACTCCTCCTTGAGGTTGTGGTACACCATCTCCGACTCGTACTGCGCGCCCACACCGGCCAGCGCGGCGCGTTCGGCCTCGGGGATGCCCAGGCGCTCGAAGGTGTTCTTGACGTCTTCCGGCACATCGTCCCAGGAACGGGCGTTCATGCCCTCAGGCTTGATGTAGTAGTAGATCTCGTCCAGATCGAGGCCGGAGAGATCGGCGCCCCACTCAGGCATCGGCTTGGAGTTGAAGATATCCAGCGCCTTGAGCCGGAAATCGAGCATCCACTGCGGCTCGTCCTTGGCCTTGGAGATCATCTCGACGACGTCGCGCCTCAGTCCCTTGGGGGCCTTGACAGCGTACTTCTCGGGGTTGCTCCAGCCGTACTCGTAGCTGGCGTTGATGTCATTGACTTCTGGATTGATGGTCATCTGAACTCCTTGAGGAGGTTTGAAGGGCTGGAGGGGCGAAGGGGTCAGACCCCTAGACGCCGTCTCAGGCCGTGGTCAATTCCTTGACCCAGTCGTAGCCCTGACTGTCGAGTTTCTTCGCCAGTTCGGGACCGCCGCTCTGCACAACCCTGCCTTCCACGATGATGTGAACCTTGTCGGGCACGATGTAGTCCAGCAGGCGCTGGTAGTGGGTGATGATCAGGCCGCCGAGGCCGGGGCCACGCATGGAGTTCACACCACGGGCGACGACTTTCAGGGCGTCCACGTCCAAGCCCGAATCGGTCTCGTCCATGATGATGTAGGTGGGTTCCAGCATCAGCATCTGCAGGATCTCATTGCGCTTCTTCTCGCCGCCGGAAAAGCCCGCGTTCAGGTAGCGCTCAACGATGCTCTCGTCCCAGTCCAAGGTCTTGAGGGAGGCCTGCAGCTTGCCGTAGAACTCGGTGAAGCTGACCTCTTCGCCCTCTGCCTTGCGGGCCTGCATGGCCAGGCGCAGGAAGTTGGCGATGGTGACGCCGGGAATCTCTACGGGGTACTGAAAGGCCAGGAACAGACCCAGACGGGCCCGCTCGTCAGGCTCCATCTCCAGGATGCTCACGCCGTCCACCAGAATGTCGCCGTCCGTGACGGTGTACTCGGGATCGCCCGCCATGACCTTGGCCAGCGTGCTCTTGCCGTTGCCGTTTGGCCCCATGACGGCGTGCAGTTCACCGCGCGGAATGGTCAGATCCACGCCCTTCAGAATGGGCAGATCGCCCACAGAGGCGTGCAGGTTGCGAATCTCGATCTGGTGCGGCTGTTCAGTCTGGGTCATACTGGGCTCCTTGTCAGAACTCTCTCTTGGGCAGCAGCAAGGCTGCTTCTTGAGAATGATTCCTACTTACCCTCCCATTTTAGTCCTTTGGCCCATTAAAGTCGAGTGCGCCACTAGGGATTGGAGAACTGTGAAAGCATGCTGTCCACCCCAGACGAACTGGGGGGGCCTG
Encoded proteins:
- the sufD gene encoding Fe-S cluster assembly protein SufD, producing MTQLSEQLSQHGGPEWLTAKRKASFDLFDTLEVPHSGVEAWKYTQVNVDFGQLQPHPKREVVSDVSRLPESVQKRLKGTDVGAFLVLDGPDVVYRTELPAELAAKGVIFTDLKTAVEQHADKVQQYLYSVVPAEVPDDTTIAAPGTTPSKSPDPSEGKFSALAAALWTNGAFVYVPRGVEVDLPLGSFRVMSEAGTFTATRTLVVTEENAQVTFIDEQDSEALPGTYAIGAVELVVKDGARLRYVSIQNWGKGVTHIQRQRGQVGKDAALNSLVVTMGGTLSRTEMQSHLLGQGSNSEMLALYFANEDQHFDHYTLQHHAAANAYSDLLYKGVGDDQSVGVFSGMIKVDLGAQKTDAYQKHRTLMLSSEARNFSVPQLEINANDVRCSHGSTTGPVDEEQLFFLRSRGIRQELAEKMLVTAFLEDVLTRVPLKSVVGYIEGIIAEKVGAA
- a CDS encoding DoxX family protein; translation: MSVAKFIGRALLASVFIKNGLDHLQNPDPVVRAARGAEIPQPELAVQINSGVMVGAGALLALGLLPRLAGTALATSLVPTTVIGHPFWDKQGKEREQQQTQFLKNLALFGALMYVSGHD
- the sufC gene encoding Fe-S cluster assembly ATPase SufC — encoded protein: MTQTEQPHQIEIRNLHASVGDLPILKGVDLTIPRGELHAVMGPNGNGKSTLAKVMAGDPEYTVTDGDILVDGVSILEMEPDERARLGLFLAFQYPVEIPGVTIANFLRLAMQARKAEGEEVSFTEFYGKLQASLKTLDWDESIVERYLNAGFSGGEKKRNEILQMLMLEPTYIIMDETDSGLDVDALKVVARGVNSMRGPGLGGLIITHYQRLLDYIVPDKVHIIVEGRVVQSGGPELAKKLDSQGYDWVKELTTA
- the dusA gene encoding tRNA dihydrouridine(20/20a) synthase DusA, which produces MLASPLPPHTLSVAPMMDWTDRHCRAFHRTLTRRTLLYTEMITTGAILHGDRDRHLSFGEAEHPVALQLGGSDASALAECTRIATDYGYDEINLNCGCPSDRVSSGSFGACLMASPDVVARAVEAMRGVTALPVTVKHRIGIDDLDSYEHLSHFVRTVAASGCETFIVHARKAWLSGLSPKENREIPPLRYDVVRQLKADFPGLTVVLNGGLLSLDAAAEALTWADGAMIGRAAYQTPYLLATADRDVFGEEGSPPTRREAITAFLPFVAAELEGGQPLNRMMKHTLGLFAGQPGARHWKRVLSEQGHKLGAGLEVVREALAGVPDAVLDARPETTTSGELQGLA
- a CDS encoding VOC family protein, whose translation is MKLNHINLGVTDVPATVELFQTYFGLRPAGHGMPMDDRMAFLRDDAGSLISVFKAKDVTYPKVFHIGFLQDTPEQVRAIYQQLTDGGHTITPPSENHGRLTFYFQTPGGFVLEVESFVG
- the sufB gene encoding Fe-S cluster assembly protein SufB, translated to MTINPEVNDINASYEYGWSNPEKYAVKAPKGLRRDVVEMISKAKDEPQWMLDFRLKALDIFNSKPMPEWGADLSGLDLDEIYYYIKPEGMNARSWDDVPEDVKNTFERLGIPEAERAALAGVGAQYESEMVYHNLKEEWEKLGVVFLSIEDGLKEYPELFREHFATIVPPEDNKFAAINSAVWSGGSFVYVPKGVKVDIPLQTYFRINAESSGQFERTLIIIDEGAQAHYIEGCTAPSYSSDSFHSGVIEIVVKEGARFRYSTIQNWSHNVYNLVTQRAAVYGNGVMEWVDGNLGSKVTMKYPACYLLEEGARGEVLSIAMAGRGQHQDAGAKIVHFAAHTSGSIVSKSISKDSGRSSYRGLVKIYEGARYAKTNVECDALLLDEEARTDTYPYIEIEEKTARVGHEATVSKINDEQILYLQSRGLSEDQAAGLIVRGFIEPIAKELPLEYAVELNRLIELEMEGSVG
- a CDS encoding TMEM175 family protein, which codes for MNKGRVEAFSDGVLAIVITIMVLELAVPEGHELGDLFRDWPKILAYIVSFVYVGVYWNNHHHMFQAVERINGSVLWGNLHLLFWLSLLPWLTAWVGESHFASTPISVYAFDLLMCAVAFALLQGALIRADQHNILLAKAVQGGLKEKMSTAACAAALLLPLLGQTATYAAGLLLLGVGLSWIIPDRRIERALAEAEG
- the rph gene encoding ribonuclease PH, coding for MSSLPGPHKLPLREGRDLLQPRPLSVRRGVNPYAPGSAHLQLGRTEILATVTLEDKPAPHMRGKKEGWLTAEYAMLPRATHDRTPRERGLQNGRRHEIQRLLGRALRASMDLRPFKNQTIYVDCDVLVADGGTRVASILAAHAALHDFCDRLVRDGTLSEWPLLHAVGAISVGYVGAELRVDLDYAEDSTARADLNVVATDAGLIVEAQGGAEGGPLSVAEYVALLEAGTAAVQGVLRELGRQLAAARV
- the murI gene encoding glutamate racemase; its protein translation is MSRAAPIGVFDSGVGGLSVLAELRRLLPHEQFIYLADTAHLPYGARPGEEIRALTGQAVQELHSRGVKAVVVACNTASAYSLEHLRARFDIPIIGLVPALKPAVAATRTGVVGVLATPGTLRGTLLQDVIRTFADPAGVRVLTAVSAELVPLVEAGQAEGEQTQVVLRETLRPLAEAGADQLVLGCTHYPFLAGSIRAGFGHTFTLLDSGAAVARHTRNVLQRADLLNDQQAPGTVAYFVTGEVEAARPVFAALSPDRAEPVHLAAAGG
- a CDS encoding PLP-dependent aminotransferase family protein — protein: MTPARPAPDFTALLSDRARRMTASAIREILKITQQPDVISFAGGLPAPELFPVEAVKLATDAVLTRYGPAALQYSTTEGHPPLREWIGAKARIPAANVQIMTGSQQALDLLGKVLISEGDTVLVEAPTYLGALQSFQPYGPRYVELPTDDGGIDVDALEELLKTTSAKLLYAVPNFQNPTGRTLNAERRRRLVELTGHHGVLVIEDDPYGQLRFTGEAAPSLYELGLEYAGDVNANHVIYCSSFSKTLVPGLRDAWVQAAAPIVSKLVQAKQGADLHTPTLNQMIVTELLEDVLPRQIETVKKAYGERAALMLGHIRQQFPGGVEYTTPEGGMFLWVTLPEGIDSTRMLERALSRNVAYVPGSPFFALGGGENTMRLSYSSATPEQIERGVAALGETIRGALD